A genomic stretch from Vibrio cortegadensis includes:
- a CDS encoding 4a-hydroxytetrahydrobiopterin dehydratase: protein MLNELRCEACSIDSVSLTKFEQQELLAELNGWALVERDEIPQLEKVYTFKNYKLAWAFSNKIAQLAEEEFHHPATLLEWGKVTVTWWSHSIKGLHRNDFICASKCDLLNAS from the coding sequence ATGCTTAACGAACTACGCTGCGAAGCTTGCAGCATTGATTCTGTATCACTAACGAAATTTGAACAGCAAGAGCTTTTAGCTGAACTTAATGGTTGGGCGCTTGTAGAGCGAGATGAAATCCCCCAGCTTGAGAAAGTCTATACTTTTAAAAACTATAAATTAGCATGGGCGTTTTCCAATAAAATCGCGCAACTCGCTGAAGAAGAATTTCATCATCCAGCAACCTTACTAGAGTGGGGCAAGGTAACGGTGACATGGTGGAGTCACTCAATTAAAGGTTTACATAGAAATGATTTTATCTGTGCATCTAAATGTGACCTATTGAATGCTAGTTAA
- a CDS encoding methyl-accepting chemotaxis protein, with the protein MRIATKIILACTVLCAIGVVVSGGFVGWKASSLSKQALHERASSQLLSVREIKKGEIERYFDQIHFQLETLASDVAIQDALTAFSREFERYPIEQVSEQDYSALRNYYTSQFGALYRDKNDQKSANELSRLSQLSVAGQALQARYIGVNSNQVGEKHLLDSDPLNTGYDQVHERYHDSLRHFLTSFGYYDIFMVDNQGNVVYSVYKELDFATNLLTGPYRQSGLAKTYNQVKNASNRYFYIEDFSPYYPSYESAASFIGTPVFSGGQRIGALIFQMPVDAINSIMTFNQNWSAAGLGASGETYLIGQDGLLRSQPRFLIEDPSQYLSALSMAGVSASVVKNIKGKNSAIGLQPVESETAKRALSGQSGYELVQDYRGISVLSAYAPINAAGLSWGILTEIDESEAFKDVTALNSAVQTTVIISIVVIVLISIGISYLVGNGISRPIRMASLQIQKISKGNDLTERLDERGKDEMSDLAVSLNKLFSQLQNMIKEFASATNELDRNTRTMSGNMSSTREAVNEQSHRTESVATAVNEMSASIAEVAQFANRAADFVKNANDTGSESVQVGLVLGNEMTELNAQMRTAVEAIGRLHSESNSIAEVLDVIQGIAEQTNLLALNAAIEAARAGEQGRGFAVVADEVRSLASRTQASTEEIRSKIESLQKETASVSTGIEEANTSVIKGVESCERNTEMLEQIVSMLTEINDMNIQIAAATEEQKAVTDEISGSITSIADASSSVSTQVNDVDEVLGALTDQAQELNKEMAQFKYE; encoded by the coding sequence ATGAGAATTGCAACTAAAATTATTTTAGCTTGTACTGTACTTTGTGCGATTGGGGTTGTGGTCAGTGGGGGATTTGTAGGCTGGAAAGCGTCCTCTTTATCGAAACAAGCACTGCATGAGCGAGCATCAAGTCAACTACTGTCGGTAAGAGAGATCAAAAAGGGTGAAATTGAGCGATATTTCGATCAAATTCATTTCCAACTAGAGACGTTAGCCAGCGATGTGGCGATTCAAGATGCATTGACTGCATTTAGTCGAGAGTTTGAACGTTATCCCATTGAGCAAGTATCAGAGCAAGATTACTCAGCCTTGCGCAATTACTATACCTCTCAATTTGGTGCTCTATATCGTGATAAAAATGATCAAAAATCAGCGAATGAATTAAGCCGCCTGAGCCAACTGTCCGTTGCGGGGCAAGCACTGCAAGCTCGATACATCGGTGTAAACTCTAATCAAGTAGGTGAAAAGCATTTATTAGATTCCGATCCATTAAACACAGGATATGATCAAGTTCACGAGCGGTATCATGATTCGCTGCGTCATTTTCTCACCTCATTCGGCTATTACGATATTTTTATGGTCGACAACCAAGGTAACGTGGTGTATTCCGTTTATAAAGAGCTGGATTTTGCCACCAATCTACTTACTGGTCCTTACCGCCAGTCTGGTCTAGCCAAAACATACAATCAGGTAAAAAATGCATCCAATAGATACTTCTATATTGAAGACTTCTCTCCTTATTATCCCTCTTATGAGTCTGCTGCATCATTTATAGGCACGCCCGTTTTTTCAGGTGGTCAACGGATCGGAGCCCTGATTTTTCAAATGCCTGTTGATGCCATTAATTCGATCATGACGTTTAATCAAAACTGGAGTGCGGCAGGGTTAGGAGCGAGCGGAGAAACCTATTTAATTGGGCAAGATGGGCTACTACGAAGCCAACCTCGCTTTCTAATTGAAGACCCAAGTCAGTATTTATCGGCTCTTTCAATGGCTGGCGTTTCTGCCAGTGTAGTCAAAAATATTAAAGGTAAAAACTCAGCTATCGGGCTGCAACCTGTTGAATCTGAGACGGCAAAGCGAGCATTAAGCGGACAGAGTGGGTATGAGTTAGTGCAAGATTATCGTGGTATCTCGGTTCTCTCTGCGTACGCTCCTATCAATGCCGCTGGACTTTCTTGGGGGATATTAACCGAGATAGACGAATCGGAAGCGTTTAAGGATGTTACTGCCCTTAATTCAGCGGTGCAAACTACGGTGATCATCAGTATTGTCGTGATTGTACTGATCTCAATTGGGATCTCTTATCTTGTCGGAAACGGTATATCTCGCCCAATCAGGATGGCTTCACTACAAATTCAAAAAATCAGCAAAGGGAATGACCTGACAGAGCGGTTGGATGAACGTGGTAAAGATGAAATGTCTGATCTCGCAGTATCGCTGAATAAACTATTTTCTCAACTTCAAAATATGATCAAAGAGTTTGCAAGCGCCACTAATGAGCTCGATAGAAACACGCGAACGATGTCTGGAAATATGAGCAGTACAAGAGAAGCAGTGAATGAGCAGTCGCATCGAACAGAGTCTGTAGCTACCGCTGTTAATGAAATGAGCGCGTCGATTGCTGAAGTGGCACAGTTTGCGAACCGAGCCGCCGATTTTGTAAAAAATGCTAATGATACGGGAAGTGAGAGTGTTCAAGTCGGGTTAGTCTTAGGCAATGAAATGACGGAACTGAATGCTCAAATGCGCACGGCAGTGGAAGCGATTGGTCGTTTGCACAGTGAAAGCAACTCGATAGCAGAAGTGTTGGATGTCATTCAAGGCATTGCAGAGCAGACTAATTTACTTGCGTTAAATGCAGCGATAGAAGCCGCAAGGGCAGGAGAGCAGGGACGAGGTTTTGCTGTCGTTGCAGATGAAGTACGCTCTCTTGCCAGTCGTACACAAGCTTCGACGGAAGAGATACGATCCAAAATTGAATCCCTTCAGAAAGAGACCGCGTCGGTGTCTACCGGAATTGAGGAGGCGAATACATCCGTGATAAAAGGCGTTGAAAGTTGTGAACGAAATACAGAAATGCTTGAGCAAATCGTCTCAATGCTCACTGAAATTAATGATATGAATATTCAAATTGCCGCCGCGACTGAAGAGCAGAAAGCGGTGACCGATGAAATCAGTGGCAGCATCACCTCGATTGCCGATGCTTCATCTTCTGTTTCTACCCAAGTAAATGATGTGGATGAGGTGCTAGGAGCATTGACTGATCAAGCTCAAGAGCTAAATAAGGAGATGGCTCAATTCAAATATGAATAA
- a CDS encoding acetoacetate--CoA ligase, translating into MSDSEPVWIPTQQRVSSSLLHGFIERLNAQGMDLDGFQPLHQWSITEPRSFWKEAWEYCAVIGSQGECIIDTGRAKWGDYSPPRDSIWFPQAQLNYAENLLCYAHKTPNEIAVWFKNERGHQHKVSWLELYEQVSVTQQWLKNNGVGKGDVVAGYLPYLPQTLVAMLATTSLGAIWTSTSPDFGASSVIERFEQVKPKVLFCCNGYTFNGKTHLMGDKNNAIANAISSITHVCEIEYLEPSAGFPSNKSENSALTHWDDLLSCFSAREVQFERVAFNDPLLVLYSSGTTGKPKCITHSVGGTTLNHLKEHQLHCDIKPSDRVFYYTTCGWMMWNWHVSTLASGATLVIYDGSPMYPTADTLWELADHAEVSLFGTSAKYLEALQKQNISPQSTYNLHALRTLCSTGSALYPEQFDFVYSHIKQDIHLASISGGTDICGCFVLGNPISPVYRGECQNSALGMDVRVFSDRGLAIEQQRGELVCLNSFPNQPIGFWGDNGERYHHAYWDKFPNIWHHGDDVLQTSTHGMIFYGRSDTTLNPGGVRIGSAEIYQQVNQLDAIEDSIAIGEQFQGDERIVLFVKLCDGFSLSDDLKQLIAQTLRTKCSPRHVPAIVHSISDIPKTKSGKLVESAVKNIVHGIQVKNLSAIANPDVLDEIAELYPST; encoded by the coding sequence ATGTCAGATTCAGAACCGGTATGGATACCAACTCAACAGCGAGTAAGCTCTTCACTTCTGCATGGATTTATTGAACGTCTTAATGCGCAAGGCATGGATCTTGATGGCTTTCAACCACTCCACCAATGGTCGATAACAGAACCAAGATCGTTTTGGAAAGAAGCCTGGGAGTATTGCGCTGTCATCGGCTCTCAAGGAGAATGCATCATTGATACAGGAAGAGCCAAATGGGGCGATTATAGCCCCCCTAGAGATTCCATTTGGTTCCCACAAGCTCAGTTAAACTATGCAGAAAACCTTTTATGTTACGCCCACAAAACCCCAAATGAGATTGCGGTTTGGTTTAAAAACGAACGAGGGCATCAGCACAAGGTTTCTTGGCTGGAGTTATATGAACAAGTATCCGTTACTCAACAATGGCTGAAAAATAATGGCGTAGGCAAGGGAGATGTCGTCGCTGGTTACCTCCCATATTTACCTCAAACTCTCGTGGCAATGCTTGCGACCACAAGCTTAGGCGCTATTTGGACATCGACTTCACCCGATTTCGGTGCAAGCAGCGTTATTGAGCGTTTTGAACAAGTTAAACCGAAAGTTTTATTCTGTTGTAATGGTTATACCTTTAATGGCAAGACTCACCTTATGGGCGATAAAAACAACGCCATCGCCAATGCCATATCGAGTATTACCCATGTTTGTGAAATTGAATATCTAGAACCCTCCGCAGGTTTTCCTTCAAATAAATCAGAGAACTCAGCATTGACACATTGGGATGATTTACTCTCTTGCTTCTCTGCGCGTGAAGTGCAATTCGAGCGTGTTGCTTTTAATGATCCCCTCTTAGTTCTTTATTCCTCAGGCACAACGGGAAAACCCAAATGCATCACTCATTCTGTTGGGGGAACAACGCTCAATCACTTGAAAGAACATCAGCTGCACTGCGATATTAAGCCTAGTGACCGCGTTTTTTATTACACAACTTGCGGCTGGATGATGTGGAACTGGCATGTTTCGACATTAGCAAGTGGAGCAACCTTAGTGATTTATGACGGCAGCCCAATGTACCCAACAGCAGATACGTTATGGGAACTGGCGGATCATGCTGAAGTCAGTCTTTTTGGCACTTCGGCGAAGTATTTGGAAGCGTTACAAAAACAGAATATCAGCCCCCAATCGACTTATAATTTACACGCATTACGAACTCTCTGCTCAACAGGTTCCGCCTTGTATCCTGAACAATTTGATTTCGTTTATTCTCATATCAAACAGGATATTCATTTAGCCTCCATTTCGGGAGGAACGGATATTTGCGGCTGCTTTGTATTAGGTAACCCCATCTCTCCTGTTTATCGTGGAGAATGCCAAAATTCAGCGCTTGGCATGGACGTAAGGGTATTTTCAGATAGAGGCTTAGCCATTGAACAACAGCGCGGTGAATTAGTGTGTTTGAACAGTTTTCCAAATCAACCGATTGGCTTTTGGGGAGATAACGGAGAACGCTATCACCATGCGTATTGGGATAAATTTCCAAATATCTGGCACCATGGTGACGATGTATTGCAAACTTCAACACATGGCATGATTTTCTATGGACGCAGTGACACCACCTTAAATCCGGGAGGCGTGAGAATTGGCAGTGCTGAAATATATCAACAGGTCAATCAGCTTGATGCGATAGAGGATTCCATTGCCATTGGGGAACAGTTTCAAGGCGATGAGCGAATCGTACTTTTTGTAAAACTGTGTGATGGATTCAGTCTGAGTGATGATTTAAAACAGTTAATCGCTCAAACATTAAGAACCAAATGCTCCCCGCGCCATGTTCCTGCTATCGTTCACTCGATCAGCGACATTCCTAAAACCAAATCTGGGAAGTTGGTGGAATCAGCAGTTAAAAATATTGTGCATGGCATTCAGGTTAAAAATCTCAGCGCCATCGCCAACCCTGACGTTCTCGATGAAATTGCGGAACTGTATCCATCCACTTAA
- a CDS encoding LysR family transcriptional regulator, which translates to MDYVHLSRISLKHLTALHIMLNSHSVTLTAEQLCVSPSSVSKTLSQLRSLLNDELFYRDGTQLIPTPFALKIGPTVHSILASMNGLLHQEQFNPATYNGSFCLSMRESAFEIFAPTLAQIAAKDAPLARFNIHSKEHLGFDALLSGQVDFIILPHDISQPPTNDKDLVWERILDDEMVCIMHPSHPLSDQTLTIESYLANKHIGILDKELSIPYFEQNLTQQHHSREIAISVADFGSAAVLCHHTDFLFTSSKCWAEKALQARGLVQKSLPFDYGKVAYSLVWNKPNMNDQAMTWLRTQLRQFAV; encoded by the coding sequence ATGGATTACGTACACCTATCTCGGATTAGCTTAAAACACTTAACGGCATTACACATTATGCTCAATAGCCATAGTGTGACTCTCACTGCTGAACAACTATGTGTCAGCCCATCAAGCGTCAGTAAAACACTTTCTCAACTCCGATCACTGCTCAATGACGAGCTTTTCTATCGTGATGGGACTCAATTGATCCCAACACCGTTTGCTTTAAAAATTGGTCCAACCGTACATTCTATCTTAGCGAGCATGAACGGTTTGCTTCACCAAGAGCAGTTCAACCCCGCGACGTATAATGGTTCGTTTTGTCTCTCCATGCGTGAGAGTGCTTTCGAAATTTTCGCTCCGACGCTTGCTCAAATTGCAGCCAAAGATGCACCTCTTGCGCGTTTCAATATCCATTCGAAAGAACACTTGGGGTTTGATGCATTACTCAGTGGGCAGGTTGATTTTATTATTCTTCCGCATGACATTAGCCAACCTCCAACCAATGATAAAGATCTGGTGTGGGAACGAATATTAGATGATGAGATGGTTTGCATCATGCACCCAAGCCACCCGCTGAGTGATCAAACGCTCACGATTGAGTCCTATCTTGCGAATAAACATATTGGGATTTTGGATAAGGAACTCTCGATTCCCTACTTTGAGCAAAACCTAACACAGCAGCATCACTCAAGAGAGATTGCGATATCTGTGGCTGATTTTGGCTCAGCAGCCGTACTGTGCCACCACACTGATTTCCTATTTACCAGTTCAAAGTGTTGGGCTGAAAAGGCATTACAAGCGCGAGGTTTAGTGCAAAAATCATTGCCGTTTGATTACGGAAAAGTAGCTTATAGCTTGGTCTGGAATAAGCCAAACATGAACGATCAAGCCATGACTTGGCTGCGTACTCAATTACGTCAGTTTGCGGTGTGA
- a CDS encoding aminotransferase-like domain-containing protein, translating into MTRYEQLAQDIKRQISQKVWRSGEKIPSVRVSCKSTGYSIATVLQAYQLLESQGWVTAKPQSGYFVAPQIENLLSPQASSSSTKPKQININDQLFDVLQRNKQQDMVPLGSAFPDPSLFPQQALARNLASASRKMPENSAIINMPPGSESLRRNIAQRYAQQGLSVSPDDIVITSGAMEALSLSLQAVTKPGDLVVIESPTFYGALQTIERLNLRAVEIPTHPLEGIDLIALEKALTELPIKACWLMTNFQNPLGFCMSDHAKQSLVELLHHHQTPLIEDDVYAELFFSPDKPKPAKAFDQHDDVLLCGSFSKCLSPGFRIGWVVAGQRSETIQRFQLMSTLSSSVPIQLGISHYLQFGSFDAHLRKLRRKLEQHKHQMLAAIRTYFPDSISVTDPSGGYFIWIEFGGHFDCSHFYEQALQSQIAVAPGTLFSSDNQGSKHIRINYSYPCEGRILNAIIELGRLAHLTLNKPE; encoded by the coding sequence ATGACTCGTTACGAACAGCTTGCTCAAGATATTAAGCGGCAGATTAGCCAAAAGGTTTGGCGATCTGGTGAAAAGATCCCTTCGGTACGAGTAAGCTGTAAAAGTACGGGTTATAGCATCGCCACCGTTTTACAAGCATATCAGTTACTTGAGAGCCAAGGTTGGGTGACTGCAAAACCGCAATCAGGCTATTTCGTCGCACCACAGATTGAAAACCTACTTAGCCCTCAAGCATCATCAAGCTCTACGAAGCCAAAACAGATTAATATCAACGATCAACTGTTTGATGTGTTACAGCGCAATAAACAACAAGACATGGTGCCCTTAGGCTCTGCCTTTCCCGATCCATCCCTCTTTCCCCAACAAGCACTTGCTCGAAACTTGGCTAGCGCGAGTCGCAAAATGCCTGAAAATAGCGCCATAATAAATATGCCTCCAGGGAGTGAAAGCCTACGCCGCAATATTGCCCAACGCTACGCTCAGCAAGGTTTATCAGTCTCACCCGATGATATAGTGATCACCTCAGGGGCAATGGAAGCGCTAAGTTTAAGTTTGCAAGCCGTAACAAAGCCTGGAGACTTGGTGGTGATTGAAAGCCCAACATTCTATGGCGCTTTACAGACGATTGAACGGCTTAATTTGCGAGCCGTCGAGATCCCAACCCACCCCCTTGAAGGGATTGATTTAATCGCGCTTGAAAAGGCATTAACTGAACTCCCAATCAAAGCATGCTGGCTAATGACTAACTTCCAAAACCCACTTGGATTTTGCATGTCAGATCACGCTAAGCAATCTCTTGTTGAACTACTTCATCACCATCAAACGCCTCTGATCGAAGACGATGTTTATGCCGAGCTGTTTTTTAGCCCAGATAAACCCAAACCAGCGAAAGCATTTGATCAACACGACGACGTTTTGCTCTGTGGTTCATTTTCAAAATGTTTATCTCCGGGTTTTCGTATTGGCTGGGTTGTCGCCGGACAGCGAAGCGAAACAATCCAGCGTTTCCAATTGATGTCGACTCTTTCAAGTAGCGTTCCAATTCAACTAGGGATCAGCCACTATCTTCAATTTGGCTCATTTGATGCACATTTAAGAAAGCTAAGACGCAAACTTGAACAGCATAAACACCAAATGCTTGCAGCAATACGAACTTACTTCCCTGACTCCATCAGCGTCACGGACCCAAGTGGTGGCTATTTCATTTGGATTGAATTCGGCGGTCACTTCGACTGTTCCCACTTCTATGAACAAGCACTCCAGTCTCAAATAGCCGTGGCTCCTGGAACACTCTTTAGTAGTGATAACCAAGGTTCTAAGCACATTCGGATCAACTACTCCTACCCATGCGAAGGCAGGATCTTAAACGCCATCATAGAGTTAGGTAGGCTCGCGCATTTAACCCTCAATAAACCCGAGTGA
- the tnaA gene encoding tryptophanase → MENFKHLPEPFRIRVVEPVKRTTREYREQAIIKAGMNPFLLDSDDVFIDLLTDSGTGSITQRMQAAMLMGDEAYSGSRSYYALSNAVKDIFGYEMTIPTHQGRGAEQIYIPVLIKKREMEKGLDRSKMVALSNYFFDTTQGHTQINCCMAKNVYLDDAFDTAVSADFKGNFDLIKLEEAIIEAGAANVPYIVSTITCNSAGGQPVSIANLKAVYEIAQKYDIPVIMDSARYAENAFFIQQREEGYQDWTIEQITRESYKYADGLAMSAKKDAMVQMGGLLCFKDESLMDVYTECRTLCVVQEGFPTYGGLEGGAMERLAVGLYDGMRQDWLEYRIGQVQYLVDGLEALGIVCQQAGGHAAFVDAGKLLPHIPAEQFPAHALACELYKVAGIRAVEIGSLLLGRDPATGKQHPCPAELLRLTIPRATYTQTHMDFVIEAFEKVKANAKNVKGLDFIYEPAVLRHFTARLQEVEAPVEAPVNKEENELAEA, encoded by the coding sequence AGCATTTACCAGAACCATTTCGTATCCGTGTTGTTGAACCTGTGAAACGTACGACTCGTGAATACCGTGAGCAAGCCATTATTAAAGCAGGAATGAATCCGTTTTTACTTGATAGCGATGATGTGTTTATTGATCTGTTAACCGATAGCGGTACAGGATCCATCACTCAGCGTATGCAAGCGGCAATGTTGATGGGTGATGAAGCGTACAGTGGCAGCCGTAGTTACTACGCTCTGTCGAATGCTGTGAAAGATATTTTCGGCTACGAAATGACCATTCCAACTCATCAAGGTCGTGGTGCTGAGCAAATCTATATTCCAGTGTTGATTAAAAAACGCGAGATGGAAAAGGGTTTAGATCGCAGTAAAATGGTGGCTCTGTCTAATTACTTCTTCGATACTACTCAAGGACATACACAAATTAACTGCTGTATGGCGAAAAATGTCTATCTTGACGATGCATTCGACACCGCAGTGAGCGCAGACTTTAAAGGAAACTTCGACCTGATCAAACTAGAAGAGGCGATCATCGAAGCAGGTGCAGCGAATGTTCCATACATTGTAAGTACTATCACTTGTAACTCAGCGGGTGGTCAGCCTGTTTCAATTGCAAACCTTAAAGCGGTCTACGAGATTGCGCAAAAATACGATATTCCCGTGATCATGGACTCCGCTCGATACGCAGAAAATGCGTTCTTCATCCAGCAGCGTGAAGAGGGGTATCAAGATTGGACGATCGAACAGATCACTCGTGAATCATACAAATATGCTGATGGTCTTGCGATGTCAGCGAAGAAAGACGCCATGGTTCAAATGGGTGGTTTGCTTTGCTTTAAAGATGAATCATTGATGGATGTGTACACTGAATGTCGCACTCTATGTGTGGTTCAAGAAGGTTTTCCAACATACGGTGGACTTGAAGGCGGAGCTATGGAGCGTCTTGCAGTTGGTCTTTATGACGGTATGCGCCAAGATTGGTTAGAGTACCGCATTGGTCAGGTGCAATATTTGGTCGATGGGTTAGAAGCGCTAGGCATTGTGTGTCAGCAAGCTGGTGGTCACGCTGCATTTGTGGATGCGGGTAAACTTCTACCTCATATTCCTGCTGAGCAATTCCCTGCCCATGCCCTTGCGTGTGAGTTATACAAAGTGGCTGGTATTCGCGCCGTTGAGATTGGGTCGTTGCTATTGGGTCGTGATCCTGCGACAGGTAAGCAGCATCCGTGTCCTGCTGAATTGTTACGTTTGACCATTCCTCGTGCGACATACACTCAAACTCACATGGACTTTGTTATTGAAGCGTTTGAGAAAGTGAAAGCGAATGCGAAGAATGTAAAAGGGTTAGATTTCATTTATGAGCCTGCGGTTCTGCGCCACTTCACTGCTCGACTACAAGAAGTTGAAGCTCCGGTTGAAGCTCCGGTAAACAAAGAAGAAAACGAGTTAGCTGAGGCATAA
- a CDS encoding acyl-CoA thioesterase encodes MENLLKEYSVITEIPVAWGEMDALNHVNNAVYFRYFETARIAHFNKVELMEEMAMTKVGPVLGETQCRYKLPVTYPDTLLIGSKVTDIQSDRFTMQYEIVSKKLGKITTIGSATIVMFDFKTNQKAELSERLTLAIKALDKELA; translated from the coding sequence GTGGAAAACCTACTAAAAGAGTACTCTGTTATTACTGAAATTCCTGTCGCCTGGGGAGAGATGGACGCACTCAATCACGTCAACAACGCGGTCTATTTTCGTTATTTTGAAACCGCTCGCATTGCCCATTTTAATAAAGTGGAATTGATGGAAGAGATGGCCATGACCAAAGTTGGGCCAGTACTTGGAGAAACTCAGTGTCGCTACAAACTCCCAGTTACCTACCCTGACACGCTTTTGATTGGCTCCAAAGTCACCGATATACAATCGGATAGGTTCACGATGCAATATGAAATTGTGAGCAAAAAACTTGGAAAAATCACAACGATTGGCAGCGCAACGATTGTTATGTTCGATTTCAAAACCAATCAAAAGGCTGAGTTATCGGAACGCCTTACTCTCGCCATTAAAGCGCTGGATAAAGAGCTAGCGTAA
- the phhA gene encoding phenylalanine 4-monooxygenase: protein MVQYHSKPVNGAGKVEWSAEEDQIWSELVTRQQSVIGDRACRPYLDGLDMLQLTHDRVPQLNDINKILLQETGWQVEPVAALINFDRFFSLLAERKFPVATFLRTREDFDYLQEPDFFHEIFGHCAMLTHQDFAAFTHAYGVLGKAATPAERVYLARLYWFTVEFGLVKENGKSKIYGGGILSSPGETVYSLDSTDAKRQPFDIQTVLNTPYRIDIMQPLYYELDDIAALYRLSQQDLMDQVHKAMKAEMLSPLFEPKAKSKEMNHA from the coding sequence ATGGTGCAATATCATTCCAAGCCGGTAAACGGTGCAGGGAAAGTTGAGTGGAGTGCAGAAGAAGACCAAATATGGTCGGAACTTGTTACTCGTCAGCAAAGCGTCATAGGTGATAGGGCATGTCGTCCATATCTAGATGGACTAGACATGCTTCAATTAACACACGATCGTGTTCCACAATTAAATGATATCAATAAAATTTTACTGCAAGAAACGGGTTGGCAAGTCGAGCCTGTTGCGGCATTAATTAACTTTGATCGGTTCTTTTCGCTGTTAGCAGAACGCAAATTTCCGGTGGCAACGTTTCTTCGAACCAGAGAGGACTTTGACTATTTACAAGAGCCAGATTTTTTCCATGAAATCTTTGGCCATTGTGCAATGTTAACGCATCAAGATTTTGCTGCATTTACCCATGCTTATGGTGTGCTTGGAAAAGCGGCAACCCCAGCAGAGCGCGTTTATCTTGCCCGATTGTACTGGTTTACCGTCGAGTTTGGTTTGGTGAAAGAGAACGGGAAAAGCAAAATCTATGGTGGCGGAATTTTGTCTTCCCCAGGTGAAACGGTGTATTCGCTGGATAGTACTGATGCGAAACGTCAACCATTTGATATCCAAACTGTACTGAATACACCCTATCGAATTGATATTATGCAGCCGTTGTATTACGAACTGGATGATATTGCGGCGTTATATCGTTTGAGTCAGCAGGACTTGATGGACCAAGTACACAAAGCGATGAAAGCAGAAATGTTATCGCCTTTGTTTGAACCGAAAGCAAAATCTAAGGAAATGAACCATGCTTAA